Proteins found in one Misgurnus anguillicaudatus chromosome 3, ASM2758022v2, whole genome shotgun sequence genomic segment:
- the LOC129431790 gene encoding uncharacterized protein isoform X2 — MQTYSMNSYSKAVLLLQPAWMTMVNMVLKSKPGGDKIMYEYDKTKTLSDSTRRQLVNMLVADMVEVHGRTPPQTVRTKYALGIISLFPYLEDPYSKNGYEHFYDASSGTGYLAWRLKTVQRNTQIGEKHRPELPGTSSGPLSEREPFSTTEQLTGDECREAISVMKHTSDEKVVKEKMKATFQYRQSIVRNPEKSHDVLDMFPRFLDTPGLIEQDFSLLFGEEISGKFLAKWSTFFQPKVISESKGLAPNHHIEELVKHTQPELGDDSTGWDSDISALLLLLYLLPPTPKGHKKAAKISPLQAGDHLVRFLKMGTSIPAFLEKFGSAQPFLLCIGENKKSIQRFFLVVDMKAIPCKAQTSVGAFDELFKAHFVFSTSYSESLSSFYIFIQTAIYNIDAGSSKERPRVRELRARFLSENN, encoded by the exons ATGCAGACATATTCAATGAACTCCTACAGCAAGGCAGTGTTACTCTTACAGCCTGCTTGGATGACG ATGGTGAATATGGTTCTGAAGTCAAAACCTGGTGGAGACAAAATTATGTATGAATACGATAAAACCAAAACCTTGTCAGACAGCACCCGCAGACAGTTAGTGAACATGCTTGTTGCTGATATGGTTGAAGTACATGG AAGGACACCTCCACAGACTGTGCGAACCAAGTATGCTCTTGGTATTATTTCTTTGTTTCCCTACTTGGAGGACCCATACTCTAAAAATGGATAT GAGCATTTCTATGATGCATCAAGTGGTACTGGTTACCTGGCCTGGCGCTTAAAGACAGTTCAGAGAAATACTCAAATTGGTGAAAAACACAGACCTGAGTTACCTGGCACCAGCAGTGGCCCATTATCTGAGAGAGAACCATTTTCAACCACAGAACAGCTGACCGGTGATGAGTGCAGAGAGGCAATATCAGTTATGAAACACACGTCAGATGAAAAAGTagtaaaagaaaaaatgaagGCAACTTTCCAATACAGACAGTCTATTGTTCGAAATCCTGAGAAGTCCCATGATGTCTTGGACATGTTCCCTAGGTTCCTGGACACACCTGGCCTT ATTGAACAGGATTTCTCATTGCTGTTTGGAGAAGAGATCTCTGGAAAGTTTCTGGCAAAATGGTCAACCTTCTTCCAACCCAAAGTAATCAGTGAATCCAAAGGATTGGCCCCTAACCACCACATTGAAGAACTTGTTAAACATACTCAGCCTGAACTTGGTGACG ACTCGACTGGTTGGGACAGCGACATCTCGGCCTTACTGTTACTTCTCTATCTCCTACCCCCAACGCCAAAAGGCCACAAAAAGGCAGCAAAAATTAGCCCCCTTCAAGCAGGTGACCATCTAGTGAGATTTCTTAAG ATGGGAACCAGCATTCCAGCTTTTCTGGAGAAGTTTGGATCCGCACAACCTTTCCTGTTATGCATAGGAGAAAATAAGAAGAGCATTCAGAGGTTCTTCCTTGTCGTGGACATGAAAGCAATTCCGTGCAAGGCTCAGACATCGGTGGGGGCTTTTGATGAACTTTTTAAAGCACACTTTGTGTTTAGCACATCATACAGTGAAAGTCTGTCAAGCTTCTACATTTTCATCCAAACTGCCATTTACAACATTGATGCTGGAAGTTCCAAAGAAAGGCCAAGAGTCAGAGAGTTGCGGGCAAGGTTTCTAAGTGAAAATAATTGA
- the LOC129431790 gene encoding uncharacterized protein isoform X1, with the protein MLVTVACKGSKKYVTVTDTDGEYNYHQFHKEVIKRFGLPIDVDVKYKDSTGTEVDADIFNELLQQGSVTLTACLDDDMSDVSMSSDTSFSSNTSTLIIDDPPTKKARLTNDCTDKQAEKNMVNMVLKSKPGGDKIMYEYDKTKTLSDSTRRQLVNMLVADMVEVHGRTPPQTVRTKYALGIISLFPYLEDPYSKNGYEHFYDASSGTGYLAWRLKTVQRNTQIGEKHRPELPGTSSGPLSEREPFSTTEQLTGDECREAISVMKHTSDEKVVKEKMKATFQYRQSIVRNPEKSHDVLDMFPRFLDTPGLIEQDFSLLFGEEISGKFLAKWSTFFQPKVISESKGLAPNHHIEELVKHTQPELGDDSTGWDSDISALLLLLYLLPPTPKGHKKAAKISPLQAGDHLVRFLKMGTSIPAFLEKFGSAQPFLLCIGENKKSIQRFFLVVDMKAIPCKAQTSVGAFDELFKAHFVFSTSYSESLSSFYIFIQTAIYNIDAGSSKERPRVRELRARFLSENN; encoded by the exons TGATTAAAAGATTCGGCCTGCCAATTGATGTAGACGTGAAGTACAAGGATTCAACGGGGACTGAGGTTGATGCAGACATATTCAATGAACTCCTACAGCAAGGCAGTGTTACTCTTACAGCCTGCTTGGATGACG ATATGTCGGATGTTTCAATGTCTTCTGATACATCGTTTTCTTCTAATACATCCACCTTGATTATTGATGATCCCCCAACAAAGAAAGCAAGACTGACGAATGACTGTACAGATaaacaagcagaaaaaaat ATGGTGAATATGGTTCTGAAGTCAAAACCTGGTGGAGACAAAATTATGTATGAATACGATAAAACCAAAACCTTGTCAGACAGCACCCGCAGACAGTTAGTGAACATGCTTGTTGCTGATATGGTTGAAGTACATGG AAGGACACCTCCACAGACTGTGCGAACCAAGTATGCTCTTGGTATTATTTCTTTGTTTCCCTACTTGGAGGACCCATACTCTAAAAATGGATAT GAGCATTTCTATGATGCATCAAGTGGTACTGGTTACCTGGCCTGGCGCTTAAAGACAGTTCAGAGAAATACTCAAATTGGTGAAAAACACAGACCTGAGTTACCTGGCACCAGCAGTGGCCCATTATCTGAGAGAGAACCATTTTCAACCACAGAACAGCTGACCGGTGATGAGTGCAGAGAGGCAATATCAGTTATGAAACACACGTCAGATGAAAAAGTagtaaaagaaaaaatgaagGCAACTTTCCAATACAGACAGTCTATTGTTCGAAATCCTGAGAAGTCCCATGATGTCTTGGACATGTTCCCTAGGTTCCTGGACACACCTGGCCTT ATTGAACAGGATTTCTCATTGCTGTTTGGAGAAGAGATCTCTGGAAAGTTTCTGGCAAAATGGTCAACCTTCTTCCAACCCAAAGTAATCAGTGAATCCAAAGGATTGGCCCCTAACCACCACATTGAAGAACTTGTTAAACATACTCAGCCTGAACTTGGTGACG ACTCGACTGGTTGGGACAGCGACATCTCGGCCTTACTGTTACTTCTCTATCTCCTACCCCCAACGCCAAAAGGCCACAAAAAGGCAGCAAAAATTAGCCCCCTTCAAGCAGGTGACCATCTAGTGAGATTTCTTAAG ATGGGAACCAGCATTCCAGCTTTTCTGGAGAAGTTTGGATCCGCACAACCTTTCCTGTTATGCATAGGAGAAAATAAGAAGAGCATTCAGAGGTTCTTCCTTGTCGTGGACATGAAAGCAATTCCGTGCAAGGCTCAGACATCGGTGGGGGCTTTTGATGAACTTTTTAAAGCACACTTTGTGTTTAGCACATCATACAGTGAAAGTCTGTCAAGCTTCTACATTTTCATCCAAACTGCCATTTACAACATTGATGCTGGAAGTTCCAAAGAAAGGCCAAGAGTCAGAGAGTTGCGGGCAAGGTTTCTAAGTGAAAATAATTGA